The proteins below are encoded in one region of Vibrio tubiashii:
- the traU gene encoding conjugal transfer pilus assembly protein TraU, translated as MKPWFVLTLLLISNQATTKGAACVSRFINPLTDICWNCLFPMTIGSATVVPSHYPDTNNPASPISYCPKPPPIFMQIGLNIGYWEPYALTDVTRVPYCMVNMGIKLGGANQQKMGGRVTARDSDSSDGGFYHAHWYRYPVIWWLQLLQSTACMTTDSFDIAYMTEIDPLWGDDELSLVLNPEALLFGNLIAQLACVPEAMLTASNTTLPMDALFWCLGAQGSAYPLTGTTNYRDTPIQAGTLIMERLNYKLHRQGMIMETRGEDGAICYQYPTPILPKSRYRYQMTGPIPDARWCHPYTTTTTLWESGHDNPVTGDNFGFAQWRKRNCVFL; from the coding sequence ATGAAACCTTGGTTCGTTCTAACGCTGCTTCTCATCAGTAACCAAGCAACCACAAAGGGAGCCGCGTGTGTGAGTCGGTTCATTAACCCTTTAACCGATATCTGTTGGAACTGTTTATTTCCTATGACGATTGGTTCGGCAACCGTTGTGCCTTCACACTACCCTGACACCAATAACCCAGCCTCCCCTATTTCCTACTGTCCTAAGCCGCCGCCCATATTCATGCAAATCGGATTAAACATTGGCTACTGGGAGCCTTATGCCCTCACCGATGTCACTCGCGTTCCTTACTGCATGGTCAATATGGGAATAAAGCTGGGCGGCGCGAACCAACAGAAAATGGGCGGGCGCGTCACGGCAAGAGACAGTGACAGCAGTGATGGTGGATTTTATCACGCTCATTGGTACAGATATCCCGTCATTTGGTGGCTGCAACTGTTGCAATCCACCGCCTGTATGACCACGGACAGTTTTGATATCGCCTACATGACAGAAATTGATCCCCTATGGGGTGATGACGAACTCTCGTTAGTCCTCAACCCCGAAGCGCTGTTGTTTGGCAACCTGATTGCTCAGCTCGCGTGTGTGCCAGAGGCCATGCTTACCGCGTCCAATACCACCTTACCGATGGATGCCCTCTTTTGGTGTCTGGGCGCTCAAGGCAGCGCCTATCCATTAACGGGAACAACCAACTATCGCGACACCCCAATCCAAGCAGGGACGCTTATCATGGAACGGCTCAACTATAAGCTCCATAGACAGGGCATGATCATGGAAACACGCGGTGAAGATGGCGCCATCTGCTACCAATATCCCACCCCAATCCTGCCTAAATCTCGATACCGCTATCAAATGACCGGACCGATCCCAGATGCGAGATGGTGCCACCCCTATACCACCACCACAACCCTTTGGGAGTCGGGCCATGATAACCCTGTGACAGGGGATAACTTTGGGTTTGCT